A single region of the Plantactinospora soyae genome encodes:
- a CDS encoding DUF2397 family protein, translated as MSTLADIGAQMRDVGFRDQVTEFELRTVLDYLTSAHLVEPFRDYAALNAGLDAVVRRQEAWALTKIGRAVVAAVRTAVVDSRRALQLPSRLLDSVERTVRDLIEHLSSDAGLLPTDLDDVRTRLDEMQRVTADFYAALAQMVQSDVTDDLLFGENRDRVIEALRQFPREYGRALRRVEAALTDLESAGHRPLVETAAMHAGLLDARDQQDWIDERLRRLSDLAAWFAPLGSVQRLISSAAGAVHTLLVAIDRRYTALRRGSDLAADFRELAYSLYAQPDDDAARQVYAAAFGQWPAVHAVVGTTEEDVAHATLAAGGISRHQVDVILREHERVGRSSGRPRKVPDAGAARASALEKAAATAENRRRFTALLATDGEVPLSHFAGLETPALVILLGAIEVARNAIDAATGYGEVHAEGASVVVRVRSGRPDTHLPVRFAEGTLVAPEILITVTPTEAGQVPQVVITEGAA; from the coding sequence ATGTCGACGCTGGCCGACATTGGGGCGCAGATGCGTGACGTCGGTTTCCGCGACCAGGTGACCGAATTCGAGCTGCGTACGGTGCTCGACTACCTGACCAGCGCGCATCTCGTCGAACCGTTCCGGGACTACGCGGCGCTCAACGCGGGCCTGGATGCGGTGGTCCGCCGGCAGGAGGCCTGGGCGCTGACCAAGATCGGCCGGGCCGTGGTGGCTGCGGTGCGTACGGCCGTCGTCGACTCGCGGCGGGCGCTGCAGCTGCCGAGCCGTCTTCTCGACAGCGTCGAACGCACGGTCCGTGATCTGATCGAGCACCTTTCTTCCGACGCCGGGCTGCTGCCGACCGACTTGGATGACGTCCGGACGAGGCTGGATGAGATGCAGCGGGTCACCGCCGATTTCTACGCTGCGCTGGCGCAGATGGTGCAGTCCGACGTCACCGACGATCTGCTGTTCGGAGAGAACCGTGATCGCGTCATCGAGGCACTGCGGCAGTTCCCGCGCGAGTACGGGCGAGCGCTACGCCGGGTCGAGGCGGCCCTGACCGACTTGGAGTCGGCCGGGCACCGGCCGCTGGTCGAGACCGCCGCCATGCACGCCGGCCTCCTCGACGCCCGCGATCAGCAAGACTGGATCGACGAGCGGCTGCGTCGGCTGTCCGACCTGGCCGCCTGGTTCGCCCCTCTGGGTTCGGTGCAGCGGCTGATCTCCTCGGCGGCTGGCGCCGTCCACACCCTCCTGGTGGCCATCGATCGGCGCTACACAGCCCTGCGGCGCGGTTCGGACCTGGCCGCCGACTTCCGGGAACTCGCCTACAGCTTGTACGCCCAGCCGGACGACGATGCTGCCCGCCAGGTGTACGCGGCCGCGTTCGGCCAATGGCCAGCCGTGCATGCGGTCGTGGGCACGACCGAAGAGGACGTCGCCCACGCCACCCTGGCAGCCGGTGGGATCAGCCGACACCAGGTGGATGTGATCCTGCGCGAGCACGAACGCGTCGGTCGCTCCAGCGGCCGTCCTCGCAAGGTCCCGGACGCCGGCGCTGCGCGGGCTTCCGCTCTGGAGAAGGCCGCCGCCACTGCGGAGAACCGGCGGCGCTTCACCGCGTTGCTGGCCACCGACGGCGAAGTGCCGCTGAGTCATTTCGCCGGTCTGGAGACACCGGCGTTGGTGATCCTGCTCGGCGCGATCGAAGTAGCGCGCAACGCGATCGATGCCGCTACCGGATACGGCGAAGTCCATGCCGAGGGCGCCAGCGTGGTCGTCCGGGTCCGGTCGGGCCGCCCCGACACCCACCTGCCGGTCCGGTTCGCCGAGGGGACTCTGGTGGCGCCGGAAATCTTGATCACCGTGACCCCGACCGAAGCCGGCCAGGTTCCGCAGGTCGTCATTACGGAGGGCGCCGCATGA
- a CDS encoding recombinase zinc beta ribbon domain-containing protein, with protein sequence MRQTSSSRSRSTPSPAPTTVGLAATCSWGLIRCRLCGRMMDSHWVNNHASYRCRHGNRSSTPTGPGRPRNVYIHEARAIARIAV encoded by the coding sequence GTGAGGCAGACTTCGTCGTCGCGCAGCAGGTCAACGCCGTCCCCGGCCCCGACGACTGTCGGACTCGCCGCTACCTGCTCGTGGGGGCTGATTCGCTGCCGGCTGTGTGGACGGATGATGGACTCGCACTGGGTCAACAACCACGCCAGCTACCGATGCCGGCACGGCAACCGCAGCAGCACACCCACCGGGCCTGGCCGCCCCCGCAACGTCTACATCCACGAGGCCAGAGCCATCGCTCGCATCGCTGTCTAG
- a CDS encoding DUF2398 family protein, with the protein MTQRLLDPDLADAARHLTLNCRISSAEDPVRYRAVLRGRREITDFFRTELGWTLHIHDVGGVVRLHKRRDDVPGDRGPRLQRRSGRGELAPAQVLVLTALVCEQLWRRPRISLRELLQSVAQVCAAEAGTGRLPAFRIVATDGVSKREAQAARENIVDAIKLLQADGEISVDADLDRAVTDENAEVFITADRDSLANKFASLSPTLLSLSSRSPDQQVATLTAISLPDAEPDAVAQRQASVEGRRLTALRRVVDDPAADPEDDPNPVGYLATSTGRERALNIAAALGLVASVRRDWWEITDPTGTASDFDFPQGRKTERQAALALLSHLPHHGASEVTADEITTSFEEIRRDMPRWAAGYAERLPVLARAAAAELVTAGLLQVTSDDDRWQITPGVHLWRVRARHGQPARPGRHRTEADSHTREGPA; encoded by the coding sequence ATGACCCAGCGGCTTCTCGACCCGGATCTCGCCGACGCGGCACGCCACCTGACCCTCAACTGCCGGATCTCTTCGGCCGAGGATCCGGTTCGCTACCGTGCGGTGCTGCGCGGCCGGCGGGAGATTACCGACTTCTTTCGCACGGAACTGGGGTGGACCCTGCACATTCACGACGTCGGTGGGGTGGTTCGCCTGCACAAGCGCCGTGACGATGTTCCCGGGGATCGCGGACCGCGGCTGCAGCGCCGCAGCGGACGAGGCGAGTTGGCTCCCGCCCAGGTGCTGGTGCTGACCGCGCTGGTCTGTGAACAGCTGTGGCGACGTCCACGGATCAGCCTGCGCGAGCTGCTGCAGTCGGTGGCTCAGGTGTGCGCCGCCGAGGCGGGCACGGGCCGGCTACCGGCTTTCCGGATCGTGGCCACGGACGGGGTCAGCAAGCGTGAAGCACAGGCCGCGCGGGAGAACATCGTTGATGCGATCAAGCTGCTGCAGGCGGACGGGGAGATCAGTGTCGACGCGGATCTGGACCGGGCGGTGACAGACGAGAACGCGGAGGTGTTCATCACCGCTGACCGCGACAGCCTCGCCAACAAGTTCGCCTCACTGTCGCCGACGCTGTTGTCGTTGAGCAGCCGGTCCCCCGATCAGCAAGTCGCCACGCTGACAGCGATTTCGCTTCCGGACGCCGAGCCGGACGCTGTCGCGCAGCGGCAGGCCAGCGTGGAGGGGCGCCGGCTGACCGCGCTGCGGCGGGTGGTGGACGACCCGGCCGCTGACCCGGAGGACGACCCGAACCCGGTCGGCTACCTCGCCACCTCGACCGGCCGGGAACGCGCGTTGAACATCGCAGCCGCGTTAGGGCTGGTCGCCAGCGTGCGCCGCGACTGGTGGGAGATCACCGACCCGACGGGAACCGCCTCCGACTTCGACTTCCCGCAGGGCCGCAAGACAGAGCGGCAGGCTGCGCTGGCCCTGCTGTCGCACCTGCCGCACCACGGCGCGTCTGAGGTAACCGCCGATGAGATCACGACGTCGTTCGAAGAAATCCGCCGGGACATGCCACGGTGGGCAGCCGGCTATGCCGAACGGCTGCCCGTCCTGGCCCGGGCCGCTGCCGCGGAACTGGTCACCGCCGGCCTGCTTCAGGTCACCAGCGACGACGACCGGTGGCAGATCACACCGGGCGTGCACCTGTGGCGCGTGCGGGCACGCCATGGCCAGCCCGCTCGTCCGGGCCGGCACCGCACGGAAGCTGACTCGCACACGAGGGAGGGGCCGGCGTGA